The Passer domesticus isolate bPasDom1 chromosome 31, bPasDom1.hap1, whole genome shotgun sequence genome has a window encoding:
- the GDF11 gene encoding growth/differentiation factor 11: MYFLLSPPGMAPLWWLLGSLLAAVAGGGSVEQPPASEPACPVCLWRRQSKELRLESIKSQILSKLRLKEAPNITREVVKQLLPKAPPLQQLLDLHDFQGDSLQHDEYLEEDEYHATTETVISMAQETDPAVQIEGNPHCCFFNFSPKVMFTKVVKAQLWVYLRPVQHTSTVYLQILRLKPVTDEGSRHIRIRSLKIELNSRAGHWQSIDFKHVLQNWFKQPHNNWGIEINAFDPNGNDLAVTSLGPGAEGLHPFMELRVLENNKRSRRNLGLDCDEHSTESRCCRYPLTVDFEAFGWDWIIAPKRYKANYCSGQCEYMFMQKYPHTHLVQQANPRGSAGPCCTPTKMSPINMLYFNDKQQIIYGKIPGMVVDRCGCS; this comes from the exons ATGTATTTCTTGCTGTCCCCCCCCGGCATGGCCCCGCTGTGGTGGCtgctgggctcgctgctggcCGCGGTGGCGGGGGGGGGGTCCGTGGAGCAGCCCCCCGCCTCCGAGCCCGCCTGCCCCGTGTGCCTGTGGCGGCGGCAGAGCAAAGAGCTGCGCCTGGAGAGCATCAAGTCGCAGATCCTGAGCAAGCTGCGGCTGAAGGAAGCGCCCAACATCACCCGGGAGGtggtgaagcagctgctgcccaaggCCCCCccgctccagcagctcctggaccTCCACGACTTCCAGGGGGACTCGCTGCAGCACGACGAGTACCTGGAGGAGGACGAGTACCACGCCACCACCGAGACCGTCATCAGCATGGCCCAGGAAA CCGACCCGGCGGTGCAGATCGAGGGCAACCCGCACTGCTGCTTCTTCAACTTCAGCCCCAAGGTCATGTTCACCAAGGTGGTGAAGGCGCAGCTCTGGGTGTACCTGCGGCCGGTGCAGCACACCTCCACCGTGTACCTGCAGATCCTGCGCCTCAAGCCCGTCACGGACGAGGGCAGCCGCCACATCCGCATCCGCTCGCTCAAGATCGAGCTCAACTCGCGCGCCGGCCACTGGCAGAGCATCGACTTCAAGCACGTCCTGCAGAACTGGTTCAAGCAGCCCCACAACAACTGGGGCATCGAGATCAACGCCTTCGACCCCAACGGCAACGACCTGGCCGTCACCTCGCTGGGGCCCGGCGCCGAGGGGCTG caccccttCATGGAGCTGCGCGTCCTGGAGAACAACAAGCGCTCGCGGCGGAACCTGGGGCTGGACTGCGACGAGCACTCCACGGAGTCGCGCTGCTGCCGCTACCCGCTCACCGTGGACTTCGAGGCGTTCGGCTGGGACTGGATCATCGCCCCCAAGCGCTACAAGGCCAACTACTGCTCGGGCCAGTGCGAGTACATGTTCATGCAGAAGTACCCGCACACGCACCTGGTGCAGCAGGCCAACCCGCGCGGCTCGGCCGGGCCCTGCTGCACGCCCACCAAGATGTCCCCCATCAACATGCTCTACTTCAACGACAAGCAGCAGATCATCTACGGCAAGATCCCCGGCATGGTGGTGGATCGCTGCGGCTGCTCCTAG
- the SARNP gene encoding SAP domain-containing ribonucleoprotein isoform X1: MAAEPVELHKLKLAELKQECLARGLEAKGNKQDLIQRLQAYLEEHAEEEPNEEDVLGEEIEEEEPKAPEPPAKVEEAPLKPPDAIQEKKVVKISSEISQMERMQKRAERFNVPVSLESKKAARAARFGLATIPTKGLSADSKPTINLEKLKERAQRFGLNVSSLSKKSEEDEKLKKRKERFGIVTGAGATEDSEAKKRKRAERFGIV, from the exons ATGGCGGCGGAGCCGGTGGAGCTGCACAAGCTGAAG CTGGCGGAGCTGAAGCAGGAGTGCCTGGCGCGGGGCCTGGAGGCCAAGGGCAACAAGCAGGACCTGATCCAGCGGCTGCAGGCCTACCTGGAGGAGCACG CCGAGGAGGAGCCCAACGAGGAGGACGTGCTGGGAGAGGAGATCGAG gaggaggagcccaAGGCCCCGGAGCCGCCGGCGAAGGTGGAGGAGGCGCCGCTGAAGCCGCCCGACGC GATCCAGGAGAAGAAAGTGGTGAAAATCTCCTCGGAAATCTCCCAGATGGAG AGGATGCAGAAGAGGGCCGAGAGGTTCAACGTCCCCGTCAGCCTGGAGAGCAAAAAGGCAGCGAGGGCAGCACG GTTTGGCTTGGCCACAATTCCCACAAAAG ggCTCTCAGCAGACTCCAAACCCACG ATAAACCTGGAAAAGCTCAAGGAAAGGGCTCAGAGGTTCGGCCTCAACGTCTCCTCCCTCTCCAAGAAG AGCGAGGAGGACGAGAAGctgaagaagaggaaggaaaggttTGGGATCGTCACCGGGGCCGGGGCCACCGAGGACTCCGAG GCAAAGAAGCGGAAAAGGGCAGAAAGGTTCGGGATCGTCTGA
- the SARNP gene encoding SAP domain-containing ribonucleoprotein isoform X2 — MAAEPVELHKLKLAELKQECLARGLEAKGNKQDLIQRLQAYLEEHAEEEPNEEDVLGEEIEEEEPKAPEPPAKVEEAPLKPPDAIQEKKVVKISSEISQMERMQKRAERFNVPVSLESKKAARAARFGLATIPTKGLSADSKPTSEEDEKLKKRKERFGIVTGAGATEDSEAKKRKRAERFGIV; from the exons ATGGCGGCGGAGCCGGTGGAGCTGCACAAGCTGAAG CTGGCGGAGCTGAAGCAGGAGTGCCTGGCGCGGGGCCTGGAGGCCAAGGGCAACAAGCAGGACCTGATCCAGCGGCTGCAGGCCTACCTGGAGGAGCACG CCGAGGAGGAGCCCAACGAGGAGGACGTGCTGGGAGAGGAGATCGAG gaggaggagcccaAGGCCCCGGAGCCGCCGGCGAAGGTGGAGGAGGCGCCGCTGAAGCCGCCCGACGC GATCCAGGAGAAGAAAGTGGTGAAAATCTCCTCGGAAATCTCCCAGATGGAG AGGATGCAGAAGAGGGCCGAGAGGTTCAACGTCCCCGTCAGCCTGGAGAGCAAAAAGGCAGCGAGGGCAGCACG GTTTGGCTTGGCCACAATTCCCACAAAAG ggCTCTCAGCAGACTCCAAACCCACG AGCGAGGAGGACGAGAAGctgaagaagaggaaggaaaggttTGGGATCGTCACCGGGGCCGGGGCCACCGAGGACTCCGAG GCAAAGAAGCGGAAAAGGGCAGAAAGGTTCGGGATCGTCTGA